The Bacteroidales bacterium genome includes a window with the following:
- a CDS encoding FRG domain-containing protein, translating to MIGISKNIKSTKVQDFSGFLEEIKVAERYIKLDGNADFLIFRGQPLDKDLLPKIGREEYIQPDMLSLEKDIFEEFKRLCLPHLDNIKISDWEMLALAQHYYLPTRLLDWTENPLIALWFAFNEKMNKDTERVIWCFGFNKSDILKPTNADFFTHKRTIVYQPNHVTKRITNQTGWFTSHYYGDVKNRYSALNNLSKHWKHLYKITFQDKSDSFSNEILSQLNTFGINSYSIFPDLEGLSKYLDWKTFKKDKVTLPKP from the coding sequence ATGATTGGAATTTCAAAAAATATTAAATCAACTAAAGTTCAAGACTTCTCTGGATTTCTTGAAGAGATTAAAGTCGCTGAACGATATATAAAACTTGATGGTAATGCTGATTTTTTAATTTTCAGGGGTCAACCATTAGATAAAGACCTGTTACCAAAAATTGGAAGAGAAGAATATATCCAGCCCGATATGCTTAGTCTAGAAAAAGATATTTTCGAAGAATTTAAAAGGCTTTGTCTTCCACATTTAGACAATATTAAAATATCTGACTGGGAAATGCTTGCTCTTGCGCAACATTACTACTTACCAACAAGATTATTAGATTGGACAGAAAATCCATTAATTGCATTATGGTTTGCATTTAATGAAAAAATGAATAAAGATACTGAAAGGGTTATATGGTGCTTTGGTTTTAATAAATCTGATATATTAAAACCGACAAATGCTGATTTTTTTACTCACAAGCGCACTATTGTTTATCAACCAAATCATGTAACTAAACGAATTACAAATCAAACAGGATGGTTTACAAGTCATTATTATGGTGATGTAAAAAATAGATATTCTGCCTTGAATAACCTATCTAAACATTGGAAACATTTATATAAAATTACATTTCAAGACAAATCAGATAGTTTTAGCAATGAAATTTTATCCCAATTAAATACCTTTGGAATAAATAGTTATTCTATTTTCCCAGATTTAGAAGGTCTTAGTAAATATTTAGATTGGAAAACATTTAAAAAAGATAAAGTTACTTTGCCTAAACCGTAG